A single genomic interval of Nostoc commune NIES-4072 harbors:
- a CDS encoding Uma2 family endonuclease gives MVLQVNPIQKEPTVTWEALPADFILPDDPVENIQQPAIAAALTDALGSTGRIQPQMLIGSNFGLVATVNKKIVVKAPDWFYVPQVQSVGTNVVRRSYTPNLEGAAVAVVMEFLSDTEGGELSVRSTPPYGKLYYYEKILQVPTYVTYDPYEPSIELRCLQNGQYTLQQADTNGRYWIPELELFLGIWQGERLCQTMNWLRWWDIERNLLLWSTEQAQQERQRADKERQRAEQESQRAEQERQRADILAAKLRELGINPDA, from the coding sequence ATGGTTCTACAAGTTAACCCCATCCAAAAAGAACCAACTGTTACTTGGGAAGCACTTCCAGCAGACTTCATTTTACCAGACGATCCAGTGGAAAATATTCAACAACCTGCGATCGCTGCTGCGCTTACCGATGCTTTGGGAAGCACAGGACGCATCCAACCTCAAATGCTGATTGGCTCTAATTTTGGACTTGTAGCCACAGTCAACAAAAAAATCGTTGTCAAAGCCCCAGACTGGTTTTACGTTCCTCAAGTGCAGTCTGTGGGAACAAATGTAGTTCGTCGCAGTTATACCCCGAATTTAGAAGGCGCTGCTGTGGCTGTAGTGATGGAATTTCTCTCAGATACAGAAGGTGGAGAACTATCAGTCCGCTCAACTCCACCCTACGGTAAACTCTATTATTACGAAAAGATTCTCCAAGTTCCAACCTACGTAACCTACGACCCTTACGAACCAAGCATAGAACTACGATGCTTGCAAAATGGACAATATACTTTGCAGCAAGCAGACACCAATGGACGTTACTGGATTCCAGAGTTAGAGTTATTTCTCGGAATTTGGCAAGGTGAAAGATTATGCCAAACCATGAATTGGCTGCGCTGGTGGGATATAGAAAGAAATTTGCTGTTGTGGAGCACTGAACAAGCCCAACAAGAACGCCAGCGTGCTGACAAGGAACGCCAACGCGCTGAACAGGAAAGCCAACGTGCTGAACAGGAACGCCAACGTGCTGATATATTAGCAGCTAAGTTACGTGAGCTAGGTATTAACCCTGATGCGTAG
- a CDS encoding SDR family NAD(P)-dependent oxidoreductase: MARITTPFGRHSTASEVVQGIDLSGKRAIVTGAASGIGVETARALAHAGAEVTLAVRNVDAGAKTAADITATTGNQNIHVAELDLTDRGAIAKFIAAWNEPIHILVNNAGVMALPEQHTPEGWEMQFATNHLGHFALTLGLHDALAADGAARIVSVSSSAHMFSPIVFDDIHFAFRPYDPWLAYGQSKTANVLFAVAATGRWFRDGITANALMPGAIATNLQRHVGGIQTSAELQKTPKQGAATSILLATSPLLEGIGGRYFEDCNEATIITQRTKDYSGVALYALDMNNADRLWEESLRLLA; encoded by the coding sequence ATGGCACGAATTACCACACCATTTGGACGGCACTCTACCGCCTCTGAAGTAGTACAGGGAATCGATCTCTCTGGCAAACGGGCGATCGTCACGGGAGCAGCATCGGGTATCGGTGTAGAAACGGCGCGGGCGTTGGCTCACGCTGGAGCCGAAGTTACGTTGGCTGTGCGTAACGTCGATGCTGGGGCAAAGACGGCGGCTGACATCACTGCTACCACTGGGAATCAAAATATTCACGTCGCCGAACTTGACCTGACCGACCGAGGAGCGATCGCTAAATTCATTGCCGCGTGGAATGAACCAATACATATCCTCGTCAACAACGCAGGGGTAATGGCATTGCCTGAACAGCACACACCCGAAGGCTGGGAGATGCAGTTTGCCACCAACCACCTCGGACACTTCGCTCTAACACTCGGACTCCACGATGCTCTGGCGGCGGACGGTGCTGCGCGCATCGTGTCTGTCAGTTCTAGCGCCCACATGTTCTCGCCGATTGTATTCGATGATATCCACTTCGCGTTCCGTCCCTACGATCCGTGGTTGGCATACGGGCAGTCCAAGACAGCGAACGTACTCTTCGCTGTCGCTGCTACTGGACGCTGGTTCAGAGATGGCATTACTGCCAATGCCTTGATGCCTGGGGCGATCGCCACCAATCTCCAACGCCACGTTGGTGGTATCCAGACCTCGGCAGAATTGCAAAAAACACCAAAGCAGGGTGCTGCCACTTCAATTCTGCTGGCAACCTCCCCCTTGCTGGAGGGCATTGGTGGTCGCTACTTCGAGGACTGTAACGAAGCTACGATCATTACCCAGAGAACTAAAGACTACAGTGGTGTTGCCCTTTACGCCCTCGACATGAACAACGCCGATCGCCTTTGGGAGGAATCGTTGCGTCTGCTCGCTTGA